The Pseudomonas sp. KU26590 genomic sequence CTTCATAGGCGACCAGCGCGGCCATGTCCTTGTCGCTGCGGGCCAGCTTGAGATGGCCCGAGCGCACGTATTCGCCGTCAGTGCCGATGAACGCGCGCAGGTCACCCCAGATTTCATGGGCGCGTCGGGACAGCGGCAGTTGCGACAGCGGACGGCCCTGACGCCGCACGCCGCCGTAGTTCACTCCACTCGAATGCGAACCGAAGAAGTCCCGCTCCAGCAACGCCACCCGTTTGCCGCTCAGGGCCAGAAACAGCGCCGCCGACGCACCGACAATCCCGCCGCCAATAATCACCGCATCCACTTCAATGGGCTGGCTCATTGTTCTGCCTCCACGCCAAACGGCAGCGGCTTGATTGGCGCCTGCCCGCGCAAACGACCGACGCTGGCGATGTCGCGCCCCGAGGCGTGAGCGACGATTTCCGTCGCGGCCAGCCCGCACATGCGCCCCTGGCAGCGGCCCATGCCGACCCGGCACATGGCCTTGACCCGGTTGATCTCCCAGTGACCCTCGGCCACGGTTTGACGGATGTCGCCGGCGGTTACTTCCTCGCAGCGGCACACCGTAAGGCTGTCCGGCGCCTTGGCCGCCCAGTCCTCGGGAAACGGGAACGCGGTTTCCAATCCCCGGCGAAAGCGCTGGATGGCTTCCAGTTGCCGCTGCAATTCGATGCTCCGAGCCCGGTCGATGCGGTAGCCGATGTCGCCGAGCAAGGTCAGGGCCGCCAATTCGCCGGCCATTTCCGCGGCGTCGGCGCCCATGATCCCGGCGCCATCACCGGCCAGATAAACGCCTTCGACGCTGCTGCGTCCGGCGGCGTCGCGCGTAGGCAGCCAGGCGCGATTCAGCGCGCTCCAGCCGAACTCGCAGCCGAGCAGATCGGCCAATTGGGTTTCGCTGCGCAAGGCATGGGCGAACGCGACGGCGTCACAGGCGAGCTCTTTGCGTTGATTGCCCCGCTGCCAACTGACCCCGCTGACCCGTCGCTCGCCCTGAATGTCCTGCAGATGAACGCCTTGGTGCACCGGGACACCGTGGGCGGTCAGCCAGGCGCGGTAATAAAGCCCTTTGGCCAGCGTCGACGGTTGCCCGAGCAGCGCGGGCAGGGCGCGGGTCTGGGCGGAAAAGGGCGAGCTGTCGAGCACCGCCGCTACCGTCGCGCCGGCTTTGGCGTATTGATAGGCCACCAGATACAACAGCGGCCCGCTGCCGGCGAAGACCACGCGCTCACCGATGGCGCAGCCCTGAAACTTCAGCGCGACCTGCGCCGCGCCGAGGCTGTAAACGCCGGGCAACGTCCAGCCCGGCACCGGCAAGATGCGGTCGGTGGCGCCGGTGGCCACGATCAGATGCTTGAACGGCACCTGCGTCGCGCGGCCGTTGCGCAGGGTGTCGAGAGTGCGTTCTTCGGCGTTCCACACCAGCGTCTCGGGGCGGTAGTCGATCTCGCGCTGCAACTGATCAAGCGTGGCGTGAACCGACTCGGCTTTGCCCGCTTCGAAACCGTACAGCGCCTTGGCCGAGCGCTTGAAATTCTCCGGCTGGCGACGATAGACCTGACCGCCGCCGCGCAGGCTTTCATCCAGCAGACAAGGGCGCAGGCCGTGGGCGAGCAGCGTCTGCGCGGCGCGAATCCCGGCCGGCCCAGCGCCGACGATGACGGTGTTCATGGCTTGAAGGGTCGGCGCATTCATAAGCTGCGCCCCGGTTCGCGACTCACGCACACATCAGCTTCGAGCAGCGTCGAGCAGGCCCGGACCCGGCGGCCGTCGCCCAGTTTCACCCAGCAGTCCTGGCATGCGCCCATCAGGCAGAAACCCGCGCGGGGTTCGCCGCTGAAGTCGCTGCCGCGCAACGAGTCCTCTGCGGTCAGCACCGCCGTCAGCAACGTATCGCCCTGCAAACCGCTGACCGGCTGGCCATCGAGGGTGAAGGCGATTACGGCGCGGTCGTGTTCGGCCAGTCGTTTCAGCAACGCCATGGCGCGCGCTCCTTCAGGCACTCTTCATTGGACAGATGGGTGAACTGATCGGAGATCTGATCGGTGAACTGAGCAGTCATCAATGCCTCCCCACCAGCACACGGTCCAGGCCGTATACCCGGTCAAGGATGATCATGGTCGCCGCCGTCAGGGCAATGACCAGCGCCGAGACCGCCGCCATCATCGGGTCAATGGATTCGGTGGCGTACACGTACATGCGCACCGGCAGCGTCTGGGTCGAGGGCGAGGTGACGAAAATCGACAGCGTCACTTCATCGAAGCTGTTGATGAATGCCAGCAGCCAGCCACCGGCGACGCCGGGCAGGATCATCGGCAGAGTGATCAGGCGAAACAGCGTGAAGCGGCTGGCACCGAGGGATTCGGCCGCTTGCTCGGCGCTGCGGTCCATGCCGATGGAGGCAGCGATCACCAGCCGCAGCACGTACGGCGTGATCACCACCACGTGGGCGAACATCAGCCAGACGAAACTGCCGTTCACGCCCATCAGCGCGAACAGGCGCAGCATCGCCACCCCCAGCACCAGATGGGGAATGATGATCGGCGACAGAAACAGGCCGTTGAGAAAATCCCGGCCAGGAAACCGGTAGCGGGTGATCGCCAACGCCGCCGGCACCGCGATCAACGTCGCCAGGGTGGCCGCGACCACCGCCAGAATCAGGCTGTTGTAGAAGGACTGAATGAAATCCGCGCGCTCGAACACCGCCCTGAACCAGCGCAGGGAAAACCCGTGCCACGGCAGGCTGAGGGTGTTTTCCGGGGTGAAGGCCACCAGGCACACCACCACCAGCGGCGCCAGCATGAACACCACCACCAGGGCATGAAACGACAGGGCCAGAGGACCGTTCTTGGACATCGCTCATTCCCCCAGGGATTTTTTATAGCGGCCTTCGACCAGCCGGTTCCACGACAGCATGACCAACAGGTTGATCAGCAGCAGCGCCACGGCAATCGCCGCGCCCATGGGCCAGTTGAGTTCCGAGAGGTATTGGTCGTAGACGACGGTGGCGACCATTTTCAGCCGCCTCCCGCCGAGCAGTCCGGGGATGGCAAACGAGCTGGCGGACAGGCCGAAGACGATCAAGGTCCCCGACAGCACGCCGGGCATTACCTGGGGAAGCACCACCATCCTCATCACCTGTGCCTGTGTGGCACCGAGGGACAGCGCGGCCTGTTCGGCGGAGGCGTCGAGTTTCTGCAGCGAGGTCCACACCGGGATGATCATGAACGGCAGCATCACGTGGACCAGCGCCAGAATCACCGCGAACGGCGTGTAGAGCATCTTGATCGGGCGACCGCCGAGGGCCTGGATGGCTTGATTGATCAAACCGTCGGCGCCGAGCAACAGGCTCCAGCCAAACGCTCGCACCACCACCGAAATCAGCAGCGGCGTCAGGATCAGGATCAGGAAAATCGAGCGCCACGGGGTGCCCATGCGGCTGAGGATGTAGGCTTCGGGGACGCCGATCACCACGCACAGCAGGGTCACCAGTGCGCTGATCCAGAAGGTGCGCAGGAATATCTCGTAGAAGTACGAATCGGTGAGCAGGTTGGCGTACTGCGCCAGGGTCCATTCACTGCCCTTGACCCCGACCTCGTAGTCGAACACGTTGAACGACAGCACCAGCGTCAGCAGCAATGGCAGCACCAGCAGGCCGAAAAACAGCGCCAGGGCCGGGGCCGACAGCAGATACCCGCGCCCGGTGTCGCGCAGCACACTCATGCCGGCACCTCGTCGACGCTCAATACCCGCAGCAGATCCGACGGCCAGTCCAGCCCCACCGCGAAGCCTTCGTTCATCGGCGCGTCGCCATCGTTGCGGCGCACCACGGTGATTTCGCCGATGGGCGTTTCGATGCGATACAGCCACTGGCTGCCGAGGAAGTAGCGCATCACCACGCGCCCTTGCAGACGCCCGCTCCCCGCAGGCACCAAGTCAATTTTCTCCGGGCGCAGGCTCAGCACCAGCTCGCCGTCGCCGGGCTCATGGCGCACCTGGGCCGCGCCGCTGGCATCGCGATCGCCGCGCAGCAGGTTGGCCTTGCCGACGAAGCCGGAGATGAAACGGGTACGGGGGTGTTCGTAAAGGTTGTAGGGCTCGTCGATCTGGGTGATGCGCCCGGCCTGCATGACCACGACGCGGTCGCTGATGGACAGCGCTTCGGCCTGGTCGTGGGTGACCATCAGGGTGGTGATGCCGACTTCGCGCTGGATGCGGCGGATTTCAAACTGCATCTCTTCGCGCAAGTTGGCGTCGAGGTTGGACAGCGGCTCGTCCAGCAGCAATACCGGCGGCTCGATCACCAGCGCCCGGGCCAGGGCCACGCGCTGACGCTGGCCGCCGGACAGCTCGCGCGGATAACGCTCGGCATGGGGCGTGAGGCGCACCAGTTCCAGCACCCGGGAGACGCGGCGCTCGATGTCATGGGCGGAGACTTTGCGCATCTTCAGGCCGAAGGCGACGTTGTCGCGCACGGTCATGTGCGGGAACAGCGCGTAGGACTGGAACACCACACCGAGGCCGCGACTGGCCGGCTTGGCGTGGGTGATGTCGCGGCCGTCCAGCAGGATGCGGCCGGCGCTGACATCAACGAAGCCGGCGATCATTTGCAGGGTGGTGGTTTTGCCGCAGCCGGAGGGGCCGAGTAGGGAAACGAATTCGCCTTGCTCCACCGAAAGGTCAGTGGCCACCACGGCATCAATGGGGCCGTAGCGTTTGCACAGTGCCTGGAGTTGAAGAAAAGCCATGGCTGCGTTCCACCTTTTTTCGTGCACACCGAAGGCGTGCGTTTTTTATGGGCAGATGCGAAAAGAAGTGTTGCGTGTGGCCGTGGACGCTGGCGCTCGATCAATGTCGGCTGCCGCTGTTATTCAAATCGCCCTGTGGACTGATCCTAGGCCCAAGACT encodes the following:
- a CDS encoding NAD(P)/FAD-dependent oxidoreductase; its protein translation is MNAPTLQAMNTVIVGAGPAGIRAAQTLLAHGLRPCLLDESLRGGGQVYRRQPENFKRSAKALYGFEAGKAESVHATLDQLQREIDYRPETLVWNAEERTLDTLRNGRATQVPFKHLIVATGATDRILPVPGWTLPGVYSLGAAQVALKFQGCAIGERVVFAGSGPLLYLVAYQYAKAGATVAAVLDSSPFSAQTRALPALLGQPSTLAKGLYYRAWLTAHGVPVHQGVHLQDIQGERRVSGVSWQRGNQRKELACDAVAFAHALRSETQLADLLGCEFGWSALNRAWLPTRDAAGRSSVEGVYLAGDGAGIMGADAAEMAGELAALTLLGDIGYRIDRARSIELQRQLEAIQRFRRGLETAFPFPEDWAAKAPDSLTVCRCEEVTAGDIRQTVAEGHWEINRVKAMCRVGMGRCQGRMCGLAATEIVAHASGRDIASVGRLRGQAPIKPLPFGVEAEQ
- a CDS encoding (2Fe-2S)-binding protein, producing the protein MALLKRLAEHDRAVIAFTLDGQPVSGLQGDTLLTAVLTAEDSLRGSDFSGEPRAGFCLMGACQDCWVKLGDGRRVRACSTLLEADVCVSREPGRSL
- a CDS encoding ABC transporter permease → MSKNGPLALSFHALVVVFMLAPLVVVCLVAFTPENTLSLPWHGFSLRWFRAVFERADFIQSFYNSLILAVVAATLATLIAVPAALAITRYRFPGRDFLNGLFLSPIIIPHLVLGVAMLRLFALMGVNGSFVWLMFAHVVVITPYVLRLVIAASIGMDRSAEQAAESLGASRFTLFRLITLPMILPGVAGGWLLAFINSFDEVTLSIFVTSPSTQTLPVRMYVYATESIDPMMAAVSALVIALTAATMIILDRVYGLDRVLVGRH
- a CDS encoding ABC transporter permease: MSVLRDTGRGYLLSAPALALFFGLLVLPLLLTLVLSFNVFDYEVGVKGSEWTLAQYANLLTDSYFYEIFLRTFWISALVTLLCVVIGVPEAYILSRMGTPWRSIFLILILTPLLISVVVRAFGWSLLLGADGLINQAIQALGGRPIKMLYTPFAVILALVHVMLPFMIIPVWTSLQKLDASAEQAALSLGATQAQVMRMVVLPQVMPGVLSGTLIVFGLSASSFAIPGLLGGRRLKMVATVVYDQYLSELNWPMGAAIAVALLLINLLVMLSWNRLVEGRYKKSLGE
- a CDS encoding ABC transporter ATP-binding protein, with the translated sequence MAFLQLQALCKRYGPIDAVVATDLSVEQGEFVSLLGPSGCGKTTTLQMIAGFVDVSAGRILLDGRDITHAKPASRGLGVVFQSYALFPHMTVRDNVAFGLKMRKVSAHDIERRVSRVLELVRLTPHAERYPRELSGGQRQRVALARALVIEPPVLLLDEPLSNLDANLREEMQFEIRRIQREVGITTLMVTHDQAEALSISDRVVVMQAGRITQIDEPYNLYEHPRTRFISGFVGKANLLRGDRDASGAAQVRHEPGDGELVLSLRPEKIDLVPAGSGRLQGRVVMRYFLGSQWLYRIETPIGEITVVRRNDGDAPMNEGFAVGLDWPSDLLRVLSVDEVPA